The following are from one region of the Gemmatimonadota bacterium genome:
- a CDS encoding type II toxin-antitoxin system HicB family antitoxin, translated as MRFQGKIYKDGKFWLAEIPMLDAMTQGYTKKEACVMVKDLIETLVNRPEFSVEVHPVKHGAFEVGSSDTRAMISLMLRRQREKSGLSLSEVAQRLGVQSRNAYARYEQGTSVPTLEKFDQLLKAVSPDSDFVMYQTQ; from the coding sequence ATGCGATTTCAAGGGAAAATTTATAAGGATGGAAAATTTTGGCTTGCGGAAATCCCAATGCTCGATGCTATGACTCAGGGATATACGAAAAAAGAAGCATGTGTTATGGTCAAAGACCTGATAGAGACGCTGGTCAACCGCCCAGAGTTTTCAGTCGAAGTTCATCCTGTAAAACACGGCGCTTTCGAAGTCGGTTCTTCGGATACACGCGCAATGATTAGCCTTATGCTCCGCCGTCAGCGTGAAAAAAGTGGTTTGTCATTATCCGAAGTTGCCCAACGCCTCGGTGTCCAATCCCGCAATGCTTATGCGCGGTACGAACAGGGCACGTCAGTGCCTACTCTCGAAAAATTCGACCAACTTCTAAAAGCTGTCTCTCCCGATAGCGATTTTGTGATGTACCAGACACAGTAA
- a CDS encoding DUF4962 domain-containing protein, with product MRVIHAQPRVAPSPIDNKRVDRNPPPLLWPTEKGEDVRYAVRLSRDPGFPECSTIAEEGFPWAMFNPHRELAPGVWYWQYGTSIDGGPYHWSDRYDFEITGSVRCMETPLATDVIAACPKMHPRLWTLPDDVDDFKGYSKRFTSRADQFLDAPLKDDTMPPDKGEDAYQVFKFHRWGSKALAGNMASAVQWLIPAYLLSGDECYAREAIRRGLHVANWDADGYTNPVISDFADGSCMRVMAGVYDSCFDLLTESQRACLRAAMVVRAERFFKEETNKIETLVFRSHFWQHLLIEFSEVAFALLHAYPDAAQWVRFVYELWIARFPLMGGADGGWANGNSYFGTNVETLLVLPSRIGELSGVDLFQDAWYKNSASFLLYTWPPHSRSDGFGDGTELKAHPTGNHLDFVEDMAVRFDDPYAAWYVQQWREEAEEEGNPLLIWHKLKDQEARPRPRSPKALPQGRCFADVGIVSLHTDLANTRRDLMVGMRSSPYGSLLHSHECQNGFNIFYGGEPLFRNSGYYTSAGDDHSKQWYRATRGHNSVLIDGKGQPRGAESYGVISRFLNGKHMAYALGDASHAYGDAGLGRFRRHLVLLRPDVLVIYDDLEADHDACWQWLVHGDREITADVCHQRLYTQTRVARGQVNIFGSQKLHIEIDTVFDPPAVNWGGNKTFLGKSMAVFPDQWHVTVSPERTCNIMRFLAVFQVRDREDDARFQDPVQRDGWICLGDWIIRGELNPDRGPALEIRHEDRGIALGVDVPLLAVGERRYRGSDATVLVEPSGVQRTTDSLPQAAR from the coding sequence ATGAGAGTTATCCACGCCCAACCGCGTGTCGCGCCGTCGCCGATTGATAATAAGCGCGTTGACCGCAATCCTCCGCCTTTGCTCTGGCCCACTGAGAAGGGCGAGGATGTGCGATACGCGGTTCGTCTATCTCGAGATCCCGGTTTTCCGGAATGCAGTACTATTGCAGAAGAGGGTTTTCCCTGGGCGATGTTCAATCCGCATCGAGAACTTGCGCCCGGGGTATGGTATTGGCAATACGGTACGTCGATAGATGGTGGTCCTTATCACTGGTCTGATAGATATGATTTTGAGATTACTGGTTCAGTGCGGTGTATGGAAACACCGCTGGCAACAGATGTGATTGCGGCTTGTCCGAAGATGCATCCCCGGCTCTGGACATTGCCAGATGACGTTGATGACTTCAAAGGCTATAGCAAGCGGTTTACGTCGCGTGCGGATCAGTTTCTCGATGCGCCGCTGAAAGACGATACCATGCCGCCGGATAAAGGGGAAGACGCGTATCAGGTTTTCAAATTTCACAGGTGGGGTAGTAAAGCGCTCGCGGGTAACATGGCTTCGGCAGTGCAATGGCTTATTCCGGCTTATTTGCTTTCGGGTGATGAATGCTATGCTCGGGAAGCGATACGCCGCGGGCTTCATGTGGCGAATTGGGATGCGGATGGGTACACCAATCCCGTTATTAGCGATTTTGCCGATGGTTCTTGTATGCGGGTTATGGCGGGTGTTTACGATTCTTGCTTTGATCTGCTTACGGAATCCCAGCGCGCGTGCCTGCGTGCGGCAATGGTTGTGCGGGCAGAGCGTTTTTTCAAGGAGGAGACGAATAAGATTGAGACGCTGGTTTTTCGCAGCCATTTCTGGCAACACTTGCTTATCGAATTTTCCGAGGTCGCTTTTGCGCTTTTGCACGCGTATCCCGATGCGGCACAGTGGGTGCGCTTTGTGTACGAGCTCTGGATTGCCCGCTTTCCCCTTATGGGAGGTGCAGATGGAGGCTGGGCAAATGGCAATTCTTATTTTGGGACGAATGTCGAGACGCTGCTCGTTCTCCCTTCGCGCATTGGAGAACTCAGCGGTGTGGATCTTTTTCAGGATGCATGGTATAAAAATAGTGCTAGTTTTCTGCTTTATACATGGCCGCCCCATTCGCGGTCGGATGGATTTGGCGATGGTACGGAACTGAAGGCGCATCCGACGGGTAATCATCTCGATTTTGTAGAGGATATGGCTGTTCGGTTTGACGATCCTTATGCAGCGTGGTATGTGCAGCAGTGGCGGGAAGAGGCAGAAGAGGAGGGTAATCCATTACTCATCTGGCACAAGCTCAAAGATCAAGAGGCAAGACCGCGCCCGCGTTCGCCCAAAGCATTGCCGCAGGGCAGGTGTTTTGCCGATGTTGGTATTGTGTCGCTGCATACGGATCTCGCAAATACCCGACGAGATCTCATGGTGGGCATGCGGTCCAGTCCCTATGGTTCGCTTCTCCATTCTCACGAGTGTCAGAATGGGTTTAATATTTTTTACGGCGGGGAGCCTCTTTTCAGGAATTCGGGGTATTATACGTCTGCGGGTGACGATCATTCAAAGCAATGGTATAGAGCTACGCGCGGACACAATTCGGTTCTCATAGATGGCAAGGGTCAGCCCCGAGGTGCTGAGAGTTATGGTGTAATTTCCAGGTTTCTCAATGGCAAACACATGGCTTACGCGCTCGGGGATGCGTCCCATGCGTATGGGGATGCGGGTCTCGGGCGTTTTCGCCGGCATCTGGTGCTTTTGAGGCCAGATGTTCTGGTGATTTACGATGATCTGGAAGCCGATCACGACGCTTGCTGGCAATGGCTCGTCCACGGGGACCGGGAAATTACTGCTGATGTTTGTCACCAGCGGTTGTACACGCAGACTCGTGTTGCGCGCGGTCAGGTGAATATTTTTGGGTCGCAAAAATTGCATATTGAGATTGATACGGTTTTTGATCCGCCCGCGGTCAACTGGGGGGGTAATAAAACTTTTCTGGGGAAAAGTATGGCGGTTTTTCCCGATCAATGGCACGTTACAGTCTCGCCTGAGAGGACGTGCAATATTATGCGTTTTCTCGCTGTTTTTCAGGTGCGTGACCGGGAAGATGACGCGCGGTTTCAAGACCCTGTTCAGAGAGATGGATGGATTTGTTTGGGCGATTGGATTATTCGGGGGGAGTTAAATCCCGATCGTGGTCCCGCGCTCGAGATTCGCCATGAGGACAGGGGTATCGCTCTCGGTGTGGATGTCCCATTGCTTGCGGTAGGCGAGAGACGGTATCGCGGGTCCGATGCCACGGTGCTTGTTGAACCATCAGGTGTTCAAAGGACGACGGATTCCTTGCCCCAGGCGGCGAGATGA
- a CDS encoding alkaline phosphatase, whose amino-acid sequence MSDDWKSTPWRAVDPNRDFTRQIKLTDLKPGTRYQIEVQSRAETDGQMVSGRFRTAPSVDQSARVVFHVSTCQAYGDQDAPEGGYRIYASILKRDPDFFVHAGDIVYYDSRAKNLSLARWHWARMYSLPTNVAFHREVASYFIKDDHDTWMNDCWPGQQTVFMGEFTFEQGLAVFREQVGMGARTYRTVRWGKDLQIWMVEGRDFRSPNTMADGPEKTIWGREQKAWFKDTVRASDATFRILISPTPVVGPDRSGKKDNHANKVFSHEGNELRQFIAGQKNMVVVCGDRHWQYVSVDEKTGVREYSCGPASDEHAGGWSNDKRLPEHRYLNVIGGFLEGVVDRENDIPVLIFRHFGVDGNLLNEDRLVAQ is encoded by the coding sequence ATGTCAGATGACTGGAAGAGTACGCCCTGGCGTGCTGTGGATCCCAATCGCGATTTTACGCGGCAGATCAAGCTGACGGATCTAAAGCCGGGTACGCGGTATCAAATCGAGGTGCAGTCTCGCGCTGAGACAGATGGACAAATGGTCTCTGGGCGTTTTCGCACGGCACCTTCTGTAGATCAATCCGCCCGTGTTGTTTTTCACGTTTCTACTTGTCAGGCTTATGGCGATCAAGACGCACCTGAGGGGGGCTATCGCATTTACGCGAGTATATTAAAGCGCGATCCCGATTTTTTTGTGCATGCAGGGGATATTGTCTATTACGACAGCCGGGCAAAGAATCTGTCTCTGGCGCGCTGGCACTGGGCGCGGATGTATAGCCTGCCTACCAATGTCGCATTTCACCGGGAGGTTGCCAGTTATTTTATTAAAGATGATCACGATACCTGGATGAACGATTGTTGGCCGGGTCAACAGACGGTATTTATGGGCGAATTTACCTTTGAGCAGGGTCTGGCTGTTTTTCGGGAGCAAGTTGGGATGGGCGCCCGCACGTACCGAACGGTGCGCTGGGGTAAAGATTTGCAGATCTGGATGGTTGAAGGCCGCGATTTTCGGAGTCCAAATACGATGGCAGATGGTCCTGAAAAGACGATCTGGGGAAGAGAGCAAAAGGCGTGGTTTAAAGATACTGTGCGGGCTTCCGATGCCACGTTCCGCATTCTCATCAGTCCCACGCCAGTGGTTGGTCCTGACCGCTCGGGGAAGAAGGACAACCACGCCAACAAGGTGTTTTCTCATGAGGGGAATGAATTGCGCCAGTTTATCGCGGGACAAAAAAATATGGTCGTTGTTTGCGGTGACCGGCACTGGCAATACGTCTCTGTTGATGAGAAAACAGGTGTGCGAGAGTATTCCTGTGGTCCTGCCAGCGATGAACACGCCGGTGGATGGTCTAATGATAAGCGGCTGCCCGAGCATCGCTATCTCAATGTTATCGGTGGTTTTCTGGAGGGTGTAGTGGATCGGGAAAACGATATTCCCGTTCTCATTTTCCGCCATTTTGGAGTGGATGGCAATTTGCTCAATGAAGATCGCCTCGTGGCTCAATAA
- a CDS encoding lactonase family protein: MKTIFFVLFVMLTGSLFAQQSNRKDSSMKYHMYVAVSKDKKLLRYDMDPDTGDLTLVEELPAKGGIGPLCTDPRQKYLYAALRQSKEIVTYKIDPGTGALEHVATAPFDGGSCYISTDKTGRYLFSAYYGEGAVAINAIDKDGAVLAPHRQWIPTDEHAHCFFSDPSNRFLFVPHTMPVNAIYQFTFDETTGELAPNEVVKVDAVYGEGPRHYEFHPTLDVVYVANENGSSVTVYDFNPDNGTLAPRQTLSTLPEGFTERNTCAQIHIHPSGNFLYISNRGHNSIAGFAVQDDGSLTSLGQTPTEPIPRPFNLDPEGNFLFAAGQQSDKMAGYRIDTETGDLTPLKVYDVGEQPMWIMILKLEN; encoded by the coding sequence ATGAAAACAATTTTTTTTGTTCTCTTTGTCATGTTAACGGGCAGTTTGTTTGCCCAACAATCCAATAGAAAGGATTCCAGTATGAAGTATCACATGTACGTCGCTGTATCTAAAGACAAGAAGCTCTTGCGCTATGATATGGACCCCGATACCGGCGACCTCACACTTGTTGAAGAACTTCCCGCCAAAGGCGGCATTGGTCCGCTTTGCACGGATCCGCGACAAAAATATCTCTATGCGGCTTTGCGCCAGTCCAAAGAGATAGTTACTTACAAAATTGATCCCGGAACGGGCGCGCTCGAGCATGTTGCCACTGCGCCTTTTGATGGCGGCTCTTGTTATATCAGTACGGATAAAACTGGACGGTATCTTTTTTCTGCGTATTACGGCGAGGGCGCGGTCGCTATCAATGCGATTGACAAAGATGGGGCTGTGCTTGCGCCGCATCGCCAGTGGATTCCCACGGATGAACACGCGCATTGTTTTTTTTCCGATCCCTCCAATCGTTTTTTGTTTGTACCGCATACGATGCCGGTCAATGCTATTTATCAATTTACCTTTGATGAGACCACAGGTGAGTTGGCGCCTAATGAGGTGGTGAAAGTCGATGCGGTTTATGGGGAGGGTCCTCGGCATTACGAGTTTCACCCGACTTTAGATGTGGTTTATGTTGCGAATGAAAATGGGTCCAGTGTTACGGTGTATGATTTTAACCCGGATAATGGAACGCTTGCGCCTCGCCAAACTCTTTCAACACTGCCAGAGGGGTTTACAGAGCGCAATACCTGCGCCCAAATTCACATTCATCCTTCGGGTAATTTTCTGTATATCTCCAATCGCGGGCACAATAGCATCGCGGGCTTCGCTGTGCAGGATGATGGTTCTCTCACGTCACTTGGACAAACGCCTACGGAACCTATTCCCCGTCCTTTCAATCTCGATCCCGAAGGCAATTTCCTCTTTGCAGCGGGTCAACAGTCAGACAAGATGGCCGGGTATCGGATTGACACGGAGACGGGCGATCTCACGCCGCTCAAAGTTTATGATGTGGGCGAACAACCGATGTGGATTATGATTCTCAAGCTCGAGAATTAA
- a CDS encoding sigma-54-dependent Fis family transcriptional regulator — protein sequence MESKSFDKILIVDDDRDVLVAAQLLLKQYAERVDTEADPNRIPGLLQNDTYDVILLDMNFEQDATSGKEGFHWLSRILEIDSSAVVILITAYGGVETAVQAIKEGATDFVLKPWQNEKLLATLSSAVRLRRSRLEVNQLRAEQEQLRADLDGQFPDMVGTSRAMSEVFDTIQKVGATDANVLILGENGTGKDAVARALHRRSRRASEAFIRVDLGAVSESLFESELFGHKKGAFTDAREDRAGRFEIASGGTLFLDEIGNLSLPLQAKLLTALENRTVIRLGTNLPIDIDVRLICATNMPIHDMVARNDFRQDLLYRINTVELHLPPLRDRLDDIPLLVEVFLETYGQKYNKPGIAIQSAALEHLKNYTWPGNIRELQHAIERAVIMNENGILQPLDFPLSVSEPAAGDDIHFDDFNLEYVEKTVIRKAIEKHRGNISHAARELGLTRSALYRRLEKHGL from the coding sequence ATGGAATCGAAATCCTTCGACAAAATTCTCATTGTTGACGATGACCGCGATGTTCTGGTGGCGGCGCAACTCTTGCTCAAGCAGTATGCCGAACGCGTTGATACCGAGGCCGATCCCAACCGCATTCCCGGTCTGCTGCAAAATGATACTTATGATGTGATTTTGCTCGATATGAATTTTGAACAGGATGCGACGTCGGGCAAAGAGGGGTTTCACTGGCTGAGTCGCATTCTGGAGATTGATTCTTCGGCGGTGGTGATTCTCATTACGGCTTATGGTGGCGTTGAAACGGCTGTGCAAGCGATCAAAGAGGGTGCGACAGATTTTGTGCTCAAGCCGTGGCAAAATGAAAAGTTGCTCGCGACCCTTTCTTCTGCTGTGCGGTTGCGGCGGTCGCGGCTCGAAGTCAATCAGTTGCGCGCCGAACAAGAACAGCTTCGGGCAGATCTCGACGGTCAATTTCCCGATATGGTGGGTACATCGCGGGCCATGAGCGAGGTCTTTGATACGATTCAAAAAGTGGGGGCTACAGACGCCAATGTGCTGATCCTTGGCGAGAATGGAACCGGGAAAGATGCTGTTGCCCGCGCCCTGCACCGTCGATCTCGGCGTGCGTCAGAGGCGTTTATCCGCGTTGATCTCGGCGCTGTTTCAGAAAGCCTTTTTGAAAGCGAGCTTTTTGGGCACAAAAAAGGTGCTTTTACAGATGCGAGAGAAGACCGCGCCGGGCGTTTTGAAATCGCGTCGGGTGGCACGCTTTTTTTGGATGAAATTGGCAATCTCTCATTGCCGCTCCAGGCAAAGCTGCTGACGGCACTTGAAAACCGCACGGTTATTCGCCTGGGTACCAACCTACCCATTGATATTGATGTGCGACTGATCTGCGCGACCAATATGCCGATTCACGATATGGTGGCCCGCAATGATTTTCGGCAAGATCTTCTGTATCGCATCAATACTGTCGAACTCCATCTGCCGCCTCTGCGCGACCGCCTTGACGATATTCCCCTGCTGGTTGAGGTGTTTCTCGAGACGTACGGTCAGAAGTACAATAAACCGGGTATTGCCATTCAATCAGCAGCACTTGAGCATCTCAAAAATTACACATGGCCGGGCAATATCCGCGAATTGCAGCACGCGATTGAGCGGGCTGTGATTATGAACGAAAATGGCATTCTTCAACCGCTGGACTTTCCTCTCAGTGTTTCCGAACCCGCCGCAGGTGACGATATTCATTTTGACGACTTCAATCTCGAATACGTGGAGAAAACCGTTATTCGCAAGGCGATTGAGAAGCACCGCGGCAATATCAGTCACGCAGCGCGTGAACTCGGTCTCACACGTAGCGCGCTTTATCGCAGGCTCGAAAAGCATGGTTTATAA
- a CDS encoding DUF4926 domain-containing protein, whose amino-acid sequence MRLLDVVALTIDKLEHKLVRGEIGTVVECHPDDGYEVEFVAQDGYTYALITCEGNDLLPLREKRKVYDTVAISAES is encoded by the coding sequence ATTCGCCTATTGGATGTGGTGGCATTAACAATTGATAAGCTGGAACACAAATTGGTACGTGGCGAAATAGGCACAGTTGTAGAATGTCATCCTGATGACGGCTATGAAGTCGAATTTGTAGCTCAAGATGGCTACACCTATGCCCTTATAACATGTGAGGGAAACGATCTCCTTCCATTACGCGAGAAAAGGAAAGTGTACGACACCGTAGCCATTTCTGCTGAATCGTAG
- a CDS encoding sulfatase-like hydrolase/transferase, with translation MSKKPNILFFFTDDQRFDTIRALGNTDVQTPVLDRLVAEGTTFTHAHIPGGTSGAICMPSRAMLHTGRTLFHLDGAGQGIPNDHVMLGEHLQANGYRTWGTGKWHNGPASFARSFSDGAEIFFGGMDDHWNVPAFNHDPTGKYDSVLLQCPNPNQSNALKIRKGDHVTAGKHSSELFAEGAIDWLEKYDTDNPFFMYISFMAPHDPRTMPQKYLDMYDPEDIPLPENFMGGHPFDNGDLKVRDEVLEDFPRDPYKVRQHIAEYYAMITHLDAQMGRVIDTISARGMADNTIVVFAGDNGLAVGQHGLFGKQNMYEHSVRVPLIFSGPGVPAGQKRSAYVYLHDIFPTLCDLIGTTTPNSVEGTSLVSALNNGDEQVRDTLFSAYREWQRMVKDNRFKLIEYAVNGRRTTQLFDLKNDPLELHNLADDKAHASKVADLRETLFQWRDDWDDAKSEWGKTFWEAF, from the coding sequence ATGAGCAAAAAACCCAACATCCTCTTCTTTTTCACCGACGACCAGCGATTTGACACCATTCGCGCGCTGGGCAATACAGATGTGCAAACACCCGTACTGGATCGCCTCGTGGCAGAAGGCACGACATTTACACACGCGCACATACCCGGCGGAACATCGGGCGCAATATGCATGCCCAGCCGCGCCATGTTGCACACGGGACGCACACTCTTTCACCTCGACGGCGCGGGCCAGGGCATTCCCAACGACCACGTAATGCTGGGCGAACATCTGCAAGCCAACGGCTATCGCACCTGGGGCACGGGCAAATGGCACAATGGACCCGCTTCTTTTGCGCGCAGCTTTTCAGACGGCGCAGAGATCTTTTTCGGGGGCATGGACGACCACTGGAACGTGCCCGCATTTAATCATGACCCCACCGGCAAATACGACTCCGTACTCCTGCAGTGCCCAAATCCAAATCAATCAAACGCCTTAAAAATACGAAAAGGCGACCACGTAACCGCGGGCAAACACTCCAGCGAATTATTTGCCGAAGGTGCAATTGACTGGCTGGAAAAATACGACACCGACAACCCATTCTTTATGTACATCTCATTTATGGCTCCCCACGACCCGCGCACAATGCCGCAAAAATATCTGGACATGTACGACCCTGAAGATATCCCACTCCCCGAAAACTTTATGGGCGGACATCCATTTGACAATGGCGACCTGAAAGTGCGCGATGAAGTCCTCGAAGACTTTCCCCGCGACCCCTACAAAGTGCGGCAACACATTGCCGAATACTATGCCATGATCACCCACTTAGACGCGCAGATGGGGCGCGTAATCGACACAATAAGCGCGCGCGGAATGGCGGATAACACCATCGTCGTCTTTGCCGGGGACAATGGACTCGCCGTAGGGCAGCATGGGCTTTTCGGCAAACAGAATATGTACGAACACAGCGTGCGCGTACCCCTGATATTTTCCGGACCGGGCGTACCCGCAGGGCAAAAACGATCTGCCTATGTGTACTTACACGATATTTTCCCAACCCTGTGCGACTTAATCGGCACCACCACACCGAACTCGGTGGAAGGCACCAGTCTGGTATCCGCACTCAACAACGGCGATGAACAGGTGCGCGACACCCTGTTCTCTGCGTATCGCGAGTGGCAACGCATGGTAAAAGACAATCGATTTAAACTCATCGAATACGCCGTAAATGGACGCCGCACAACGCAACTATTCGACCTAAAAAACGACCCACTGGAGCTGCACAATCTCGCAGACGACAAAGCACACGCCAGCAAGGTAGCAGACCTGCGGGAAACCCTGTTCCAATGGCGCGACGACTGGGACGATGCGAAAAGCGAATGGGGAAAAACATTTTGGGAAGCGTTTTAA
- a CDS encoding ATP-binding protein: protein MVYKHFRLICILRVALLCVTTCLFFYCLFFSEYYATLAIIGACVVYQTWALIHYVERTQRDLTRFLQAIRYEDFSQSFTGAGLGSAYNNLKDAFNEVLEAFRKTRAEREENFQYLQTVVQHVGIGLICYTPEGRIELMNTAAQRLLRKPHMRDVRELEAVSKAFSEALLKLRSGDKTLVKIQDEDELLQIIVYATELRMRGESFILASIQNIQSELEEQEMEAWQKLIRVLTHEIMNSITPISSLTSTVRDLLPDSAHASSLDPDTLPDVHTALETIQSRSEGLLHFVEAYRQLTHISRPDFQIFQISELFARVVFLMQGECDKNNIALHTGIDPRTLELTADPDLIEQVLINLMRNAVQALAGRSNARMDLSAQLDGRGRVVIRVQDNGPGILEDVQERIFIPFFTTKRDGSGIGLALSRQIMRVHRGTISVQSKPEEETVFTLRF, encoded by the coding sequence ATGGTTTATAAACACTTTCGCCTGATATGTATTTTGCGCGTGGCTCTTTTGTGCGTTACCACCTGTCTTTTCTTTTATTGTCTTTTTTTTAGTGAATACTACGCCACGCTTGCTATTATTGGTGCGTGTGTGGTCTATCAGACCTGGGCACTCATACACTATGTGGAGCGCACGCAGCGCGATCTCACGCGTTTTTTGCAGGCGATTCGCTATGAAGATTTTTCCCAATCTTTTACGGGTGCCGGGTTGGGGTCGGCGTACAACAATCTCAAGGATGCGTTTAACGAGGTGCTCGAGGCTTTTCGCAAGACGCGCGCAGAGAGAGAAGAGAATTTTCAGTATCTCCAGACCGTTGTCCAGCATGTGGGCATTGGTCTGATTTGCTATACGCCCGAAGGTCGTATTGAATTGATGAATACAGCGGCGCAGCGTTTGCTTCGCAAGCCCCATATGCGCGATGTGCGCGAATTGGAGGCGGTTAGCAAGGCGTTTTCAGAGGCGCTGCTCAAGCTCCGATCAGGCGACAAGACGCTGGTCAAAATTCAGGATGAGGACGAACTGCTCCAGATTATCGTCTATGCTACTGAACTGCGGATGCGGGGCGAGTCTTTTATTCTGGCGTCTATTCAAAATATCCAGAGCGAACTCGAAGAGCAGGAAATGGAGGCGTGGCAAAAGCTGATTCGGGTACTAACTCATGAGATCATGAATTCCATTACGCCCATTTCTTCTCTCACTTCCACCGTGCGCGATCTTTTGCCCGATTCTGCGCACGCTTCATCGCTCGATCCCGATACGCTGCCCGATGTTCACACGGCTCTGGAAACGATTCAGTCGCGCAGCGAAGGTCTGCTCCATTTTGTCGAGGCGTATCGCCAACTTACACACATATCGCGTCCCGATTTTCAAATTTTTCAGATTTCCGAACTTTTTGCCCGCGTTGTGTTTCTGATGCAGGGTGAGTGCGATAAGAATAATATCGCTCTTCATACGGGGATTGATCCCAGGACGCTCGAACTTACCGCCGATCCCGATCTCATCGAACAGGTGTTGATCAATTTGATGCGGAATGCCGTGCAAGCGCTTGCTGGTCGTTCCAATGCCCGCATGGACCTGTCGGCACAACTCGATGGGCGAGGCCGGGTTGTTATCCGCGTGCAAGACAATGGGCCGGGTATTTTGGAAGATGTGCAGGAGCGCATTTTTATTCCGTTTTTTACGACCAAACGCGATGGTTCGGGTATTGGTCTCGCGCTTTCCAGACAGATCATGCGCGTCCATCGCGGTACGATTAGTGTTCAGTCTAAGCCGGAAGAAGAGACGGTGTTTACGTTGAGGTTTTGA
- a CDS encoding sulfatase-like hydrolase/transferase has protein sequence MKPNILFIHVDQMHADAISALGCEYVHTPAIDELVREGYTFINAYCAMPQCCPSRACWYTGRMSKEHGVVVNSYPIDPNIPDLGQWLRREDYECLYTGKWHVTGRDLHASFDVLQPQHGMGELNDGNVARSAVAYLKNRTSDKPFFLSVGFLNPHDCCFPAMSHGGPGKYGFASKIEGDLPPLPGNFDDEYARRGRPSTRQWSRRDWQYYIYQYYRMVEMVDAEVGRVMHALRASPYARNTLVIFASDHGDGLGFHSNTSKGFLEEEAFRVPTIAWWPGRIPEGVRDAEHLISGVDIPATICDYAGAPPLPKATIARSLRPIFERRNVPWRTYVIGETSIGRLSVAVRDVRYKSIIERDNTRLYDLQNDPLETQDLADDAHCTDIVARHRAHFREYISQIEMYPEPEEIDLDRLKRGNVYRDYIDWYLSVLNEA, from the coding sequence ATGAAACCCAATATTCTCTTTATACACGTCGATCAAATGCACGCCGATGCGATCTCTGCGCTCGGCTGCGAATACGTACACACACCTGCTATTGACGAGCTCGTGCGCGAAGGCTATACCTTTATCAATGCCTATTGCGCCATGCCCCAGTGCTGTCCTTCGCGGGCGTGTTGGTACACGGGGCGCATGTCCAAAGAACACGGCGTTGTCGTCAATTCCTATCCCATTGATCCCAATATTCCAGACCTGGGCCAGTGGCTGCGCCGCGAAGACTATGAGTGTTTGTACACGGGCAAATGGCACGTCACGGGACGCGATTTGCACGCGAGTTTTGATGTGTTGCAACCCCAGCACGGTATGGGCGAACTCAACGACGGCAATGTCGCCCGATCAGCTGTCGCCTATCTGAAAAATCGCACGTCTGATAAGCCCTTCTTTTTGAGCGTTGGATTTCTCAATCCGCACGATTGCTGCTTTCCCGCGATGTCCCACGGCGGCCCGGGCAAATACGGTTTTGCATCGAAAATTGAGGGCGATCTCCCGCCTCTTCCGGGCAATTTTGACGACGAATACGCCCGGCGCGGTCGGCCCAGTACTCGCCAGTGGTCGCGCCGCGATTGGCAGTATTACATCTATCAGTATTACCGCATGGTCGAGATGGTTGACGCCGAAGTCGGCCGCGTCATGCACGCTCTTCGCGCATCGCCTTATGCTCGCAACACCCTCGTCATCTTTGCCTCTGACCACGGCGATGGCCTCGGCTTTCACAGCAATACCAGCAAGGGCTTTCTCGAAGAAGAAGCGTTTCGCGTGCCCACCATTGCGTGGTGGCCCGGGCGTATTCCCGAAGGTGTGCGGGATGCCGAGCACCTCATCTCAGGCGTCGATATTCCCGCTACGATATGCGACTATGCCGGCGCACCGCCCTTGCCCAAAGCTACTATTGCGCGTTCATTACGTCCCATTTTTGAACGGCGCAATGTCCCGTGGCGCACCTATGTCATCGGCGAAACTTCTATTGGTCGGCTATCGGTTGCCGTGCGCGATGTGCGCTACAAAAGCATTATTGAACGGGATAACACGCGCCTCTACGACCTTCAAAACGATCCGCTCGAAACGCAAGACCTCGCCGATGATGCGCACTGTACAGATATTGTCGCGCGCCATCGGGCACATTTTCGCGAGTACATATCCCAAATTGAAATGTATCCCGAACCAGAAGAAATTGATCTCGACAGGCTGAAGCGCGGCAATGTCTATCGCGACTATATCGACTGGTATCTTTCCGTTCTCAACGAGGCCTGA